In Tamandua tetradactyla isolate mTamTet1 chromosome 7, mTamTet1.pri, whole genome shotgun sequence, the following are encoded in one genomic region:
- the LOC143689742 gene encoding uncharacterized protein LOC143689742 — protein MPASPYRGRSNHGIRVTVSRDVDMKRKVDASLVIQSLPHPAAAAATTTTQQGQKGRKEERKGKKVVAPGSLAGAVSGAVRTILRNTRVLSELFVPGDQRPGRSAGGQARELLPSKPEWGPAAVHPPSIYQSAHGTAREAEEATTLSVAPDK, from the exons ATGCCAGCCTCCCCTTACCGCGGCAGAAGTAACCATGGCATCCGTGTGACTGTTTCCAGGGACGTCGACATGAAGAGAAAGGTGGACGCGAGCTTGGTCATTCAGAGTCTCCCCcaccccgccgccgccgccgccaccaccaccacccagcaGGGgcaaaaagggagaaaggaagaaagaaaagggaagaaagtagTTGCGCCGGGCTCTCTCGCTGGGGCCGTGAGCGGAGCTGTTCG GACAATCCTAAGGAATACTCGGGTCCTCAGCGAACTCTTCGTTCCCGGGGACCAGCGCCCAGGGCGCAGTGCAGGAGGTCAAGCCAGAGAG CTCCTTCCTTCCAAACCAGAATGGGGCCCTGCAGCGGTGCACCCGCCCAGCATCTACCAGTCTGCACACGGGACAGCGCGGGAAGCAGAAGAGGCAACGACCCTCTCGGTAGCGCCCGACAAATAG